One part of the Vogesella sp. LIG4 genome encodes these proteins:
- the ribB gene encoding 3,4-dihydroxy-2-butanone-4-phosphate synthase — MNANTDILSLRIHAALDALRRGLPVIVADDHDRENEADLILAADALSVPEMARMIRDCSGIVCLCLTPEHAARLELPPMVPNNGSRYGTAFTVSIEAAEGVSTGVSAADRTTTIRAAINPQAVPADLARPGHVYPLIARAGGVRERRGHTESAVELARLAGFSPAGVLCELMNPDGSMMRGAELDAYAERHGLPQLTVAELVEWLERNAH, encoded by the coding sequence ATGAATGCCAACACCGATATCCTTTCCCTGCGCATCCACGCCGCACTCGACGCCCTGCGTCGCGGCCTGCCGGTGATCGTCGCCGACGACCACGACCGCGAAAACGAAGCCGACCTGATCCTGGCCGCCGACGCGCTCTCCGTGCCGGAAATGGCGCGCATGATCCGCGACTGCAGCGGCATCGTCTGCCTGTGCCTGACCCCGGAACACGCCGCGCGGCTGGAGCTGCCACCGATGGTGCCCAACAACGGCAGCCGCTACGGCACCGCCTTCACCGTCAGCATCGAAGCCGCCGAGGGCGTAAGCACCGGCGTCTCCGCCGCCGACCGCACCACCACCATCCGCGCCGCCATCAACCCGCAAGCAGTACCCGCCGACCTGGCACGCCCCGGCCACGTCTACCCGCTGATCGCCCGCGCCGGCGGCGTGCGCGAACGCCGCGGCCATACCGAATCGGCGGTGGAGCTGGCGCGACTGGCCGGCTTCAGCCCGGCCGGCGTGCTGTGCGAACTGATGAACCCGGACGGCAGCATGATGCGCGGCGCCGAACTGGACGCCTACGCCGAACGCCACGGCCTGCCGCAGCTGACGGTGGCCGAACTGGTGGAATGGCTGGAGCGCAACGCGCATTGA